A region of Phalacrocorax carbo chromosome 7, bPhaCar2.1, whole genome shotgun sequence DNA encodes the following proteins:
- the TSC22D2 gene encoding TSC22 domain family protein 2 isoform X3, with amino-acid sequence MSKMPAKKKSCFQITSVTTAQVASSITEDTESLDDPDESRTEDVSSEIFDVSRATDYGPEDVCERSSSEETLNNVGEAETPGSVSPNLLLDGQLAVAAGGVAAAPPAVAPNGGAVPKSSAVPLPAAAPGTAVAGGSSAQTALPSSGPSASAAPGTMSQTVAAACSSRFRVIKLDHGTGEPYRRGRWTCMEYYDRDSDGGGVLGRTGDCIRHSSTFEQAAQERDSGLGATGGSVVVSAVPTSAHGPDSIADSSLTAVSQLLQTEKMNQSSLQQPNFVIGQQQQPQQPIGGAMPQSTAQPMFSGASVPNQQMMVPQQSQPQVNTQGVAQAGPNGKGMAPPNVTIGQPSIPVAQQQVQQANIPVTQPQQFAYSQSQIPPVHLLPTQPSGQTEYMQHMTIMQSQGAIQQATTGSVPSTVASSLPVGQVTGQNPSPVGAPVIGVSAQPGEAVGQGSGLMQSGQTQASQTAVPQPGGVVQQGIGHTGVVQQKSVTQHQMGGSSQVSGMPGAPHAVVSGVQNVPAVVPGTSVPSVSTTASVTMPNVPVTLVQSQLTSHTSVSRSTSVVQPQHIGHSLMQGTPNVPANLPQSNLGQFQTQAQSLIGQIDDTRRKSEPLPQPPLSLIAENKPLVKPPIPDTLANPLQLPASTPMNSLASSVFGISIPVDGDEDRPLLQSGKIFLNSIPAVQSACRSSAGIRQLHSTKRSISTSYVSQRPSGIVHLVQALLPLTTK; translated from the coding sequence ATGTCCAAGATGCCGGCCAAGAAGAAGAGCTGCTTCCAGATCACCAGCGTGACCACGGCTCAGGTGGCCAGCAGCATCACCGAGGACACCGAGAGCCTGGACGACCCGGATGAGTCCCGCACCGAGGACGTGTCCTCTGAAATCTTTGATGTTTCCCGAGCCACCGATTACGGCCCCGAGGATGTCTGCGAGCGGAGCTCCTCCGAAGAGACTCTCAACAATGTGGGCGAGGCCGAAACTCCTGGCAGCGTCTCTCCCAACCTCCTCTTGGATGGGCAgctggctgtggctgctggtggggtggcTGCAGCTCCGCCAGCTGTGGCACCCAATGGGGGGGCCGTGCCCAAGAGCTCTGCTGTGCCCTTGCCGGCTGCTGCCCCTGGCACTGCtgtggcaggaggcagcagtgctCAGACCGCCTTGCCCTCTTCAGGGCCTTCCGCATCTGCTGCTCCTGGGACAATGTCTCAGACAGTGGCTGCTGCATGCAGCTCACGCTTCAGGGTGATCAAGCTGGACCATGGTACAGGGGAGCCCTACAGGCGAGGACGATGGACGTGTATGGAGTATTATGACCGGGACTCAGATGGTGGTGGTGTCCTGGGCAGGACTGGAGACTGCATTCGGCACAGCAGCACCTTCGAGCAGGCTGCTCAAGAGAGGGACAGTGGCCTCGGCGCCACAGGAGGTTCCGTCGTGGTCTCAGCTGTACCAACGTCAGCCCATGGCCCCGATTCTATAGCTGACAGTTCCCTGACTGCTGTGTCACAGCTGCTCCAGACAGAGAAAATGAACCAATCCTCTCTACAGCAACCTAATTTTGTCATTGGGCAACAACAGCAGCCGCAACAACCCATAGGTGGGGCCATGCCTCAAAGTACTGCTCAGCCTATGTTTTCTGGGGCTTCGGTACCAAATCAGCAAATGATGGTGCCACAGCAATCGCAGCCACAGGTAAATACGCAGGGTGTTGCGCAGGCTGGACCCAACGGGAAAGGCATGGCACCTCCAAATGTGACAATAGGGCAGCCAAGTATTCCTGTGGCGCAGCAGCAGGTGCAGCAGGCAAACATACCAGTGACTCAGCCGCAACAATTTGCTTATTCTCAGTCCCAGATTCCACCAGTGCATCTACTGCCGACACAACCTTCTGGTCAGACCGAATACATGCAGCACATGACAATTATGCAGTCTCAAGGAGCTATTCAACAGGCTACTACGGGCTCTGTTCCAAGTACTGTGGCTTCCAGCCTTCCTGTGGGGCAGGTGACCGGCCAAAATCCTTCACCTGTGGGAGCGCCAGTGATTGGGGTGTCAGCGCAGCCTGGTGAAGCAGTCGGACAGGGATCAGGATTAATGCAGAGTGGCCAGACACAAGCTAGTCAAACTGCCGTTCCGCAACCGGGAGGTGTGGTACAGCAAGGCATTGGACATACAGGGGTTGTGCAACAGAAATCTGTGACTCAGCATCAAATGGGTGGAAGCAGTCAAGTGTCTGGAATGCCTGGTGCTCCCCATGCTGTGGTCTCTGGAGTTCAGAACGTGCCTGCGGTTGTGCCCGGTACAAGTGTGCCTAGTGTGTCTACCACTGCTTCTGTTACTATGCCAAACGTCCCTGTTACGCTGGTTCAGTCCCAGCTGACTAGCCACACTTCTGTCAGCCGAAGTACCAGCGTTGTCCAGCCGCAGCACATCGGACACTCGTTGATGCAAGGCACGCCTAATGTACCTGCAAATCTGCCACAGTCAAACCTCGGACAGTTTCAGACTCAAGCGCAATCCTTAATAGGCCAGATTGATGATACTAGAAGAAAATCAGAACCCCTACCTCAGCCACCACTTTCTCTTATAGCTGAAAATAAACCTCTTGTGAAGCCTCCCATTCCAGACACTCTAGCGAATCCTCTTCAGTTACCTGCAAGTACTCCTATGAACAGTCTTGCCAGCTCTGTGTTTGGCATATCTATTCCTGTTGATGGTGATGAAGACAG
- the TSC22D2 gene encoding TSC22 domain family protein 2 isoform X5: MSKMPAKKKSCFQITSVTTAQVASSITEDTESLDDPDESRTEDVSSEIFDVSRATDYGPEDVCERSSSEETLNNVGEAETPGSVSPNLLLDGQLAVAAGGVAAAPPAVAPNGGAVPKSSAVPLPAAAPGTAVAGGSSAQTALPSSGPSASAAPGTMSQTVAAACSSRFRVIKLDHGTGEPYRRGRWTCMEYYDRDSDGGGVLGRTGDCIRHSSTFEQAAQERDSGLGATGGSVVVSAVPTSAHGPDSIADSSLTAVSQLLQTEKMNQSSLQQPNFVIGQQQQPQQPIGGAMPQSTAQPMFSGASVPNQQMMVPQQSQPQVNTQGVAQAGPNGKGMAPPNVTIGQPSIPVAQQQVQQANIPVTQPQQFAYSQSQIPPVHLLPTQPSGQTEYMQHMTIMQSQGAIQQATTGSVPSTVASSLPVGQVTGQNPSPVGAPVIGVSAQPGEAVGQGSGLMQSGQTQASQTAVPQPGGVVQQGIGHTGVVQQKSVTQHQMGGSSQVSGMPGAPHAVVSGVQNVPAVVPGTSVPSVSTTASVTMPNVPVTLVQSQLTSHTSVSRSTSVVQPQHIGHSLMQGTPNVPANLPQSNLGQFQTQAQSLIGQIDDTRRKSEPLPQPPLSLIAENKPLVKPPIPDTLANPLQLPASTPMNSLASSVFGISIPVDGDEDRPLLQSGKIFLNSIPAVQSACRSSAVHLVQALLPLTTK, encoded by the coding sequence ATGTCCAAGATGCCGGCCAAGAAGAAGAGCTGCTTCCAGATCACCAGCGTGACCACGGCTCAGGTGGCCAGCAGCATCACCGAGGACACCGAGAGCCTGGACGACCCGGATGAGTCCCGCACCGAGGACGTGTCCTCTGAAATCTTTGATGTTTCCCGAGCCACCGATTACGGCCCCGAGGATGTCTGCGAGCGGAGCTCCTCCGAAGAGACTCTCAACAATGTGGGCGAGGCCGAAACTCCTGGCAGCGTCTCTCCCAACCTCCTCTTGGATGGGCAgctggctgtggctgctggtggggtggcTGCAGCTCCGCCAGCTGTGGCACCCAATGGGGGGGCCGTGCCCAAGAGCTCTGCTGTGCCCTTGCCGGCTGCTGCCCCTGGCACTGCtgtggcaggaggcagcagtgctCAGACCGCCTTGCCCTCTTCAGGGCCTTCCGCATCTGCTGCTCCTGGGACAATGTCTCAGACAGTGGCTGCTGCATGCAGCTCACGCTTCAGGGTGATCAAGCTGGACCATGGTACAGGGGAGCCCTACAGGCGAGGACGATGGACGTGTATGGAGTATTATGACCGGGACTCAGATGGTGGTGGTGTCCTGGGCAGGACTGGAGACTGCATTCGGCACAGCAGCACCTTCGAGCAGGCTGCTCAAGAGAGGGACAGTGGCCTCGGCGCCACAGGAGGTTCCGTCGTGGTCTCAGCTGTACCAACGTCAGCCCATGGCCCCGATTCTATAGCTGACAGTTCCCTGACTGCTGTGTCACAGCTGCTCCAGACAGAGAAAATGAACCAATCCTCTCTACAGCAACCTAATTTTGTCATTGGGCAACAACAGCAGCCGCAACAACCCATAGGTGGGGCCATGCCTCAAAGTACTGCTCAGCCTATGTTTTCTGGGGCTTCGGTACCAAATCAGCAAATGATGGTGCCACAGCAATCGCAGCCACAGGTAAATACGCAGGGTGTTGCGCAGGCTGGACCCAACGGGAAAGGCATGGCACCTCCAAATGTGACAATAGGGCAGCCAAGTATTCCTGTGGCGCAGCAGCAGGTGCAGCAGGCAAACATACCAGTGACTCAGCCGCAACAATTTGCTTATTCTCAGTCCCAGATTCCACCAGTGCATCTACTGCCGACACAACCTTCTGGTCAGACCGAATACATGCAGCACATGACAATTATGCAGTCTCAAGGAGCTATTCAACAGGCTACTACGGGCTCTGTTCCAAGTACTGTGGCTTCCAGCCTTCCTGTGGGGCAGGTGACCGGCCAAAATCCTTCACCTGTGGGAGCGCCAGTGATTGGGGTGTCAGCGCAGCCTGGTGAAGCAGTCGGACAGGGATCAGGATTAATGCAGAGTGGCCAGACACAAGCTAGTCAAACTGCCGTTCCGCAACCGGGAGGTGTGGTACAGCAAGGCATTGGACATACAGGGGTTGTGCAACAGAAATCTGTGACTCAGCATCAAATGGGTGGAAGCAGTCAAGTGTCTGGAATGCCTGGTGCTCCCCATGCTGTGGTCTCTGGAGTTCAGAACGTGCCTGCGGTTGTGCCCGGTACAAGTGTGCCTAGTGTGTCTACCACTGCTTCTGTTACTATGCCAAACGTCCCTGTTACGCTGGTTCAGTCCCAGCTGACTAGCCACACTTCTGTCAGCCGAAGTACCAGCGTTGTCCAGCCGCAGCACATCGGACACTCGTTGATGCAAGGCACGCCTAATGTACCTGCAAATCTGCCACAGTCAAACCTCGGACAGTTTCAGACTCAAGCGCAATCCTTAATAGGCCAGATTGATGATACTAGAAGAAAATCAGAACCCCTACCTCAGCCACCACTTTCTCTTATAGCTGAAAATAAACCTCTTGTGAAGCCTCCCATTCCAGACACTCTAGCGAATCCTCTTCAGTTACCTGCAAGTACTCCTATGAACAGTCTTGCCAGCTCTGTGTTTGGCATATCTATTCCTGTTGATGGTGATGAAGACAG
- the TSC22D2 gene encoding TSC22 domain family protein 2 isoform X4 → MSKMPAKKKSCFQITSVTTAQVASSITEDTESLDDPDESRTEDVSSEIFDVSRATDYGPEDVCERSSSEETLNNVGEAETPGSVSPNLLLDGQLAVAAGGVAAAPPAVAPNGGAVPKSSAVPLPAAAPGTAVAGGSSAQTALPSSGPSASAAPGTMSQTVAAACSSRFRVIKLDHGTGEPYRRGRWTCMEYYDRDSDGGGVLGRTGDCIRHSSTFEQAAQERDSGLGATGGSVVVSAVPTSAHGPDSIADSSLTAVSQLLQTEKMNQSSLQQPNFVIGQQQQPQQPIGGAMPQSTAQPMFSGASVPNQQMMVPQQSQPQVNTQGVAQAGPNGKGMAPPNVTIGQPSIPVAQQQVQQANIPVTQPQQFAYSQSQIPPVHLLPTQPSGQTEYMQHMTIMQSQGAIQQATTGSVPSTVASSLPVGQVTGQNPSPVGAPVIGVSAQPGEAVGQGSGLMQSGQTQASQTAVPQPGGVVQQGIGHTGVVQQKSVTQHQMGGSSQVSGMPGAPHAVVSGVQNVPAVVPGTSVPSVSTTASVTMPNVPVTLVQSQLTSHTSVSRSTSVVQPQHIGHSLMQGTPNVPANLPQSNLGQFQTQAQSLIGQIDDTRRKSEPLPQPPLSLIAENKPLVKPPIPDTLANPLQLPASTPMNSLASSVFGISIPVDGDEDRNPSTAFYQAFHFNKLRESKTFWDRYECLSMECIRAKCIWCKRCCH, encoded by the coding sequence ATGTCCAAGATGCCGGCCAAGAAGAAGAGCTGCTTCCAGATCACCAGCGTGACCACGGCTCAGGTGGCCAGCAGCATCACCGAGGACACCGAGAGCCTGGACGACCCGGATGAGTCCCGCACCGAGGACGTGTCCTCTGAAATCTTTGATGTTTCCCGAGCCACCGATTACGGCCCCGAGGATGTCTGCGAGCGGAGCTCCTCCGAAGAGACTCTCAACAATGTGGGCGAGGCCGAAACTCCTGGCAGCGTCTCTCCCAACCTCCTCTTGGATGGGCAgctggctgtggctgctggtggggtggcTGCAGCTCCGCCAGCTGTGGCACCCAATGGGGGGGCCGTGCCCAAGAGCTCTGCTGTGCCCTTGCCGGCTGCTGCCCCTGGCACTGCtgtggcaggaggcagcagtgctCAGACCGCCTTGCCCTCTTCAGGGCCTTCCGCATCTGCTGCTCCTGGGACAATGTCTCAGACAGTGGCTGCTGCATGCAGCTCACGCTTCAGGGTGATCAAGCTGGACCATGGTACAGGGGAGCCCTACAGGCGAGGACGATGGACGTGTATGGAGTATTATGACCGGGACTCAGATGGTGGTGGTGTCCTGGGCAGGACTGGAGACTGCATTCGGCACAGCAGCACCTTCGAGCAGGCTGCTCAAGAGAGGGACAGTGGCCTCGGCGCCACAGGAGGTTCCGTCGTGGTCTCAGCTGTACCAACGTCAGCCCATGGCCCCGATTCTATAGCTGACAGTTCCCTGACTGCTGTGTCACAGCTGCTCCAGACAGAGAAAATGAACCAATCCTCTCTACAGCAACCTAATTTTGTCATTGGGCAACAACAGCAGCCGCAACAACCCATAGGTGGGGCCATGCCTCAAAGTACTGCTCAGCCTATGTTTTCTGGGGCTTCGGTACCAAATCAGCAAATGATGGTGCCACAGCAATCGCAGCCACAGGTAAATACGCAGGGTGTTGCGCAGGCTGGACCCAACGGGAAAGGCATGGCACCTCCAAATGTGACAATAGGGCAGCCAAGTATTCCTGTGGCGCAGCAGCAGGTGCAGCAGGCAAACATACCAGTGACTCAGCCGCAACAATTTGCTTATTCTCAGTCCCAGATTCCACCAGTGCATCTACTGCCGACACAACCTTCTGGTCAGACCGAATACATGCAGCACATGACAATTATGCAGTCTCAAGGAGCTATTCAACAGGCTACTACGGGCTCTGTTCCAAGTACTGTGGCTTCCAGCCTTCCTGTGGGGCAGGTGACCGGCCAAAATCCTTCACCTGTGGGAGCGCCAGTGATTGGGGTGTCAGCGCAGCCTGGTGAAGCAGTCGGACAGGGATCAGGATTAATGCAGAGTGGCCAGACACAAGCTAGTCAAACTGCCGTTCCGCAACCGGGAGGTGTGGTACAGCAAGGCATTGGACATACAGGGGTTGTGCAACAGAAATCTGTGACTCAGCATCAAATGGGTGGAAGCAGTCAAGTGTCTGGAATGCCTGGTGCTCCCCATGCTGTGGTCTCTGGAGTTCAGAACGTGCCTGCGGTTGTGCCCGGTACAAGTGTGCCTAGTGTGTCTACCACTGCTTCTGTTACTATGCCAAACGTCCCTGTTACGCTGGTTCAGTCCCAGCTGACTAGCCACACTTCTGTCAGCCGAAGTACCAGCGTTGTCCAGCCGCAGCACATCGGACACTCGTTGATGCAAGGCACGCCTAATGTACCTGCAAATCTGCCACAGTCAAACCTCGGACAGTTTCAGACTCAAGCGCAATCCTTAATAGGCCAGATTGATGATACTAGAAGAAAATCAGAACCCCTACCTCAGCCACCACTTTCTCTTATAGCTGAAAATAAACCTCTTGTGAAGCCTCCCATTCCAGACACTCTAGCGAATCCTCTTCAGTTACCTGCAAGTACTCCTATGAACAGTCTTGCCAGCTCTGTGTTTGGCATATCTATTCCTGTTGATGGTGATGAAGACAG